AACAACCGCCACATCGATCCCGATGTATTCGAGCTGTTTTTAACATCCGGGGTTTATAAAGAATTTGCCGTCAAATATTTATTGCCCGAACAAATAGACGACGTGGATATATACGAATTCATCGGGCCGTCCCCGTAGCAACCGCCAGCCGCGCCGTTCGACGCTTCCGCTAACCTGACGCCATGCTGCTAAAAGCCACTCCACTTCGCCTGGTGCTTGGTTGCAGTGTGTTGTTAACAGTCATAATCGGCTGCGGCAGTCTTTATCTGTGGGAGCCGCTACCGCTGCAAATCCTGCGTAACGCCACTTTCGATCAGTTCCAACGACTTAAACCGCGCGTTTACCATGACGCCCCGGTCAGGATTGTCGATATTGACGAGGAAAGCCTGAAACGACTGGGCCAATGGCCGTGGCCGCGCACGCGGATTGCCGAGCTGTTGACAACTTTGCAAGCCGCCGAACCCGCAGCCATAGCCATCGACATTATCTTCGCCGAACAAGACCGCACCTCGCCGCAAGCCATGCTGAACTTTTGGCGGCTGTCCGACGAGAAAAAACAATTACTCGGCACTCTGCCGGACCATGACGCGGAGTTAGCCGAAGCCATTCGGCATAGCACCACGTCTCTGGGTTTTGCCTTGTCGGCTGCACAGTCCCCGCAAGCCCCGCCAGTCGTCAAAGCCCATTACGTGCAAATCGGCGCATCGCCGCTACCGTATTTATTGCCCTTTCAGGGCGCCCTATCGCCCTTACCCGTGTTGGAAAGCGCTGCCGTCGGCAATGGCGCGTTAACCTTTATTTCCGATGCCGACGGCGTGATCAGGAAAGTACCCTTGCTGTTGCGCTACCAAAACACCTTGGTACCGTCTCTGACCGCGGAGAGCTTGCGACTGGCGCAAAAAGCAGACAACTATACGTTACGCAGCCAAGCGGACGGCTTGGGCTTGGCGGAAATCGGCATAGGCGATATTCGCGTGCCGACCACGCCCGGCGGGGAGATCTGGATCAACTACAGTCCGCCGGACAGCCGGCGCTACCTACCGGCGTGGCAGGTGCTGGCCGGCCGGATTGACGAAAACCGCTTGCGCAATAAAATCCTGTTAATCGGTACCTCGGCTCAGGGCCTGATGGATTTGCGCTTTAGTCCGCTGGGCGGGGTCATTCCCGGCATCGAGGTCCACGCCCAGGCCCTGGAACAAATCCTCGCCGGCGTGCACTTGATCCGGCCGGGCTGGGCCAATGCCTTGGAAATGCTGGTTATCCTGGCGGGCGGTCTGCTGATCGGTGGCCTTGCCTTGGGTTACGGTGCAATCCTGTCTTTTTGCAGTTTTTTCCTGGCCTTGCTTTTGTTGTGGAGTGCCGCCTGGCTCGCCTACGCCGACTTTCGCCTGTTGATCGACCCCCTGGTGCCTTCGCTGATGCTGTTAGCGGTGTTTCTGTTTACCAGTATTTTTCGGCATATCTACAGCGAACGCAGCCAACGCTGGGTCAAACAAGCCTTCTCGCGTTACATCTCGCCCAATCTGGTGGAGTATTTGATCAGCCACCCTGATGAACTGGAATTGGGCGGGCAGCGCCAAACCTGCAGTTTTGTATTCACCGACCTGGTTGACTTTACGTCGCTGATGGAAAGCCTGGATCCCAGCCAAGCCGTGAGTCTGTTAAACGCGTATCTGGAAAACATGATCGCCATTGCCTTTTCCCATCACGGCACGTTGGACAGGATAGTCGGCGACGCCGTGGCCATCATGTTTTCCGCTCCCGTCAAACAAGCCGATCATCAGCGCCGGGCCATACTATGCGCATTGGAGATGCAACGCTATGCCGGCAGGTATGCCGCAGAACTGAATGCGCGGGGCATCGCGTTCGGCCAAACCCGTATTGGCGTGCACAGCGGAGACGTGATAGTCGGGAATTTCGGCGGCAAAACCATCTTCGACTACCGGGCCTTGGGCGATGTGGTCAATACCGCCTCGCGCCTGGAAGGCGCCAACAAATATCTCGGCACGCTGATCTGCGCATCAGCGGCCACCTTGTCCGGCTGCCCCGAAATTCCCAAGCGCCGTATCGGCCATTTACTGGTAAAAGGTAAATCCATACCCTTGGAGGTTTACGAAGCGCTGGATACCGACACGCTTAACCCTTCGGCTCTGGCCGCCTATCAGACTGCCCATGACCTAATGTGCGCCGCCCGGCCCGACGCCATCTCCGCCTTTCAAAACTTGGTGGCGTCGTATCCCGGCGACAAACTGGCTGCCTTTCACTTACATCGCCTATTGGCGGGCGAATCCGGCGATTTAATTGAATTGAGCCAGAAATAACGCCGAATATTTATTCATCCGCCGATATGTGGTTCCGCAATAGTCGAATTGGCTGTTTATCCGTTAAACCGGGCATTAAAATCAGCTAGCGGCTCGGGACAGCCAAACAAATATCCCTGAAAATATTGGCAACCGCAGCTCATCAAATAAGCGAGTTGCCGCTCGGTTTCCACCCCTTCGGCCACCACCTGTACATTCAGGCTTTGGCCCAGAGCCAGGATGGTACGGACGATAGCGGCATGATCACTCTCATTGCTTAAGCCGCTGACAAAAGCACGGTCTATTTTTAACTGCGTCAGCGGCAGGCGTTGCAAATGGGTTAAAGAAGAATATCCGGTGCCGAAATCATCCATCGAAAATCCTACGCCCAACTCTGTTGCGGCTTGCATCACGGCGACCGTATTTTCCACGCTGCCTAATAATAGATTCTCGGAAATTTCCAGCTTTAGCCGTCGCGGATCGGCACCCGTTTGGCTGAGCAGGGCTTGCAGCTGCTCCACAAAATTTTGTTGGCTCAACTGCTTGGCGCTGATGTTCACCGCCAAATTCAATTCGGCCATCGCCGGTATCAGCGCCCAATTCGCCAAAGTCCCGCAGGCATCCAGCAAGGCCCGATTCCCCAAGGCCACTATCAAGCCGCTTTCTTCCGCCAAGCCAATAAATTCGCCCGGCGCCACCAGTCCGCGCAACGGATGCTCCCATCGCAACACCGCTTCAGCCCCTACCACTCGCCGCTGCCGGTCCAGCTGGAGCTGATAAAACAACTTAAACTGATTTTGCTCCAAGCCCATGCGCAAATCCGCCTCCAACGCGGCCCGCTTATTCAGGCCGGCCTGCATTTGCGGGTCGAACAAACACAAGGTGTTGCGTCCCGCCTGTTTGGCCTGATACATCGCCATATCCGCCTGCTTCAACAAGTCCTCGCTGTCCAGACCCGAACCGTGAAACATCGCTACCCCGATACTGGCGCTGGAATAGTGTTCCACCATGGTGGTACCGCCTTCAGGGTTGACTTGATGCAAGCGATAGACCTGGTTCATTTCGTTGAGAATCTTGTTGCCGATTTTTTGCGCATTAACCGCCGCGGCTTGCTGGTCCGTGGATAATTCCTCCAGCAAAATCACAAATTCATCCCCGCCGTGACGGGCCACCATATCCACTTCCCGCACCGACCGGCAAAGACGCTTGCCGGCTTCAATCAGCAGTTGATCCCCAAAATTGTGTCCTTGAGTATCGTTTAAAATTTTGAAACGGTCCAAGTCCAGAAACATCACGGCGCCGTAGCCGCCTTTGCGTTGATTGGCGATTAAAGCGGCCTCCAGCTTTTCGAGCAGCAACCGCCGGTTGGGTAAATCCGTCAACGGATCGTAAAACGCCAGTTTATAAATCCGCGCCTCGTTCAGCTTGCGTTCGGTGATATCGGTAAAGGTCACTACGTAATGCGTCAAATGCCCCGACTCGTCAACCACCTTGGTAATGGACAACCATTGCGGATAATGCTCGCCATCCCTGCGGCAACTATCGACCTCGCCTTGCCAACATTGCCGGGCATCGGCGTTATCCCAAACCGCCAGATCCAACGCCGTTTGTTGCGGCCAGCAAGCAATTTGTTGCGGGGTTTTACCGATACATTCCTCGGCCGCATACCCGGTTAACACGCTGAACATCAGGTTGACCCGGCGGATGGTTTTATCGGCATCGGTAATCATGATGCCTTCCTGACTATTCTCGAACACCGAAGCAGCCAAAGTGAGCTCGATTTCCGCCTGTTTGCGCTGCCTTTCACGGTCGAAATTGTCCAAGGCGTAAGAGATATCGTTTACCAAACCATTCAGCAGGGTAATGATATTGTCGGTAAAGAAATCAGCTTGCTCGGAATATACCGCCAGCCCGCCGATAATTTGCTTGTTTCGCAACAACGGAAAGGCGGCGACCGATTGAATGCCCGCCTCCCTGGCCAATTGATGCCAGATTTGCGTATCCGGTTCGCCGAGAAAATCATTCAAAATGCAGGGTTGTTTTTGGCGTATGGCGCGGGCCAACACCGCCTGACCATAGGGCGAATGCGGGTCGATTTCAATATGCAGTTTATCGACATAGCCCGGCTCGCTATCACTATGCGTCAGCACATCGATACGGCCGGATGCATCCAGCATACCGACGAACACCAGGCGTAAGCGGATTTTTTCCACCAGAATATTGCAAATTCTGGTCAGCAAGCTGTGTTCGTCGGCTTCGCGAACAATGACGGCCACGCTTTCCGTCCACGCCGCATAAACCCTGTTCAACAAATCCAATTGTTGCTCGGAACTCACCAGGGTATCCAGCATGTGGTTCAATGACCGGCCCAGCTGACTGATTTCGTTATTGCCTTCCAGGCTGCTGCGTTCGTTACGGGCTCCGGTTTCAATGGCGGACGCCACCCCCATCAGGGACTGTAAGGGCTTGATCAAACTGGTCGATAACCACAGCGACACCAACAATAAAATCAGCACGGTCACTACGATAAACCGCAAACTGGCAATAGCAACTATCCGCAAATTGGCTTGAGTAGCCTTTTGATCCAATTCGATCCGCGCCCATCCCACTAAACGTTGATTCACGACAATGGGTACGGCCACGTCGATCATATACCGATCAGCCAGCAATACTTGCGTGGCTGGCGGCTGATCCAACAGGTGTTGGCTCAACTCATCGGTCACGTACAGGCCGGTCTCTTCGCTGCGCGTGGACGCCAGTACCCGCCCGCGCGGCGAAAGCACGAATGCTCTGACTAAGTTCGGGTTTTTTTGATAGCCCTGCAGAACCTCCTTCAGACCCACC
This sequence is a window from Methylomonas methanica MC09. Protein-coding genes within it:
- a CDS encoding CHASE2 domain-containing protein — protein: MLLKATPLRLVLGCSVLLTVIIGCGSLYLWEPLPLQILRNATFDQFQRLKPRVYHDAPVRIVDIDEESLKRLGQWPWPRTRIAELLTTLQAAEPAAIAIDIIFAEQDRTSPQAMLNFWRLSDEKKQLLGTLPDHDAELAEAIRHSTTSLGFALSAAQSPQAPPVVKAHYVQIGASPLPYLLPFQGALSPLPVLESAAVGNGALTFISDADGVIRKVPLLLRYQNTLVPSLTAESLRLAQKADNYTLRSQADGLGLAEIGIGDIRVPTTPGGEIWINYSPPDSRRYLPAWQVLAGRIDENRLRNKILLIGTSAQGLMDLRFSPLGGVIPGIEVHAQALEQILAGVHLIRPGWANALEMLVILAGGLLIGGLALGYGAILSFCSFFLALLLLWSAAWLAYADFRLLIDPLVPSLMLLAVFLFTSIFRHIYSERSQRWVKQAFSRYISPNLVEYLISHPDELELGGQRQTCSFVFTDLVDFTSLMESLDPSQAVSLLNAYLENMIAIAFSHHGTLDRIVGDAVAIMFSAPVKQADHQRRAILCALEMQRYAGRYAAELNARGIAFGQTRIGVHSGDVIVGNFGGKTIFDYRALGDVVNTASRLEGANKYLGTLICASAATLSGCPEIPKRRIGHLLVKGKSIPLEVYEALDTDTLNPSALAAYQTAHDLMCAARPDAISAFQNLVASYPGDKLAAFHLHRLLAGESGDLIELSQK
- a CDS encoding EAL domain-containing protein; translated protein: MTAFFRFRLWELLRRFGRESIHRRLALAFGGVSLIMMLSLAGLLLKQQQNFLDQASILRAKTLANGLASSGSSWVLANDVVGLKEVLQGYQKNPNLVRAFVLSPRGRVLASTRSEETGLYVTDELSQHLLDQPPATQVLLADRYMIDVAVPIVVNQRLVGWARIELDQKATQANLRIVAIASLRFIVVTVLILLLVSLWLSTSLIKPLQSLMGVASAIETGARNERSSLEGNNEISQLGRSLNHMLDTLVSSEQQLDLLNRVYAAWTESVAVIVREADEHSLLTRICNILVEKIRLRLVFVGMLDASGRIDVLTHSDSEPGYVDKLHIEIDPHSPYGQAVLARAIRQKQPCILNDFLGEPDTQIWHQLAREAGIQSVAAFPLLRNKQIIGGLAVYSEQADFFTDNIITLLNGLVNDISYALDNFDRERQRKQAEIELTLAASVFENSQEGIMITDADKTIRRVNLMFSVLTGYAAEECIGKTPQQIACWPQQTALDLAVWDNADARQCWQGEVDSCRRDGEHYPQWLSITKVVDESGHLTHYVVTFTDITERKLNEARIYKLAFYDPLTDLPNRRLLLEKLEAALIANQRKGGYGAVMFLDLDRFKILNDTQGHNFGDQLLIEAGKRLCRSVREVDMVARHGGDEFVILLEELSTDQQAAAVNAQKIGNKILNEMNQVYRLHQVNPEGGTTMVEHYSSASIGVAMFHGSGLDSEDLLKQADMAMYQAKQAGRNTLCLFDPQMQAGLNKRAALEADLRMGLEQNQFKLFYQLQLDRQRRVVGAEAVLRWEHPLRGLVAPGEFIGLAEESGLIVALGNRALLDACGTLANWALIPAMAELNLAVNISAKQLSQQNFVEQLQALLSQTGADPRRLKLEISENLLLGSVENTVAVMQAATELGVGFSMDDFGTGYSSLTHLQRLPLTQLKIDRAFVSGLSNESDHAAIVRTILALGQSLNVQVVAEGVETERQLAYLMSCGCQYFQGYLFGCPEPLADFNARFNG